In Cyprinus carpio isolate SPL01 chromosome A5, ASM1834038v1, whole genome shotgun sequence, the sequence AACTGCCATTAATCCTAGAATGTGTTTGCTGGTTTAGGTGTGGAACAGATGAAGATGGAAAGATATTCTGAGGCCCTTGAAGCTTTTCAAGAGGCTCAAGGCCTCCCAAGTCCCAGAAGTCTCTTGGGACAGATCCACACCCTCACAGGCCAGAGTTTTGCTAAGCTGGTAAGAAGCTCTGTTCTACAATCCCCATCCAATGAACCCTGAACTAAATAGACCTAAATAGACAAAATTCCTGAACCAGTTCctgtttatatttgattaattgaattaagtttgtttgttACATTAGATTAATGTAACAATGTGTGGTAGGTCAGAATTTGAGCAAACACTTTCTATCTTGAGTCCAGGCACTCTCAGTGGCTCTGTTATTTATGTCCCTGCAGGGTCAGCCCCATTGTGCTCTCCACTTTTACAGGAAGGCTGTGGAGGTAGATGGTGCTTGCCTTAGTGCACTTTATCAAAGTGCTCTGGTGTTCAGACAGCTTGGAAATCCAAAGGCAGAAATAGAGGCCTTGCATCTGCTTTACTCAGTAAGGTTTTCTGTATAcagattattgattatttatgcAGTGTGTGTTGTGCTCTACAGAATGTTTGAAAGGtgcatttacatacatacattaaagttcaccccaaaattaaaaacaattctcTCACCCTCAGacaatttatcagaacagatttggagtaatttagcattacatcacttgcacctctgtggtgaatgggtgccatcagaatgagttcaaacagctgatcaaacatcacagtaatccacacaacatcttgtgaagtgaaaggctTGTGAAGaaagatatttttaacttcaaacatattttttacttcaaactgagtcctctatctataattgttggtggattttaatgtgagaggacaacttTTCTCTTGCTTTGTTTACAGGCAGTTCAACTGCAGTCTGATAAAAGTTCATCTATTGCTTCACTGGTCTCTCCAGCTGTGCTGTTTGGTGGTGCACAGATGACCTTCATTAGCAGAGTCCCTTCCCCTTCTCGGATTCTGCACACTTTGGCTCACACATGTGTGTTCAATGGCAGGCAAGTGATTCCACAACAAGGACAAATGCTTGAATCATATCAAATTTGAATAGAGAATCGATCAGAGTTTTAGATCTAGAAAACCTAACATAACCTTAACAgctaatcaaaaaatatatatattttgtgtcaaTCAGTATTTCAGATGGTGTTGAGTACTATTTAGATCTGTTGGCGTCACTGCAGTCAGATGGCAAAGATCTTGTAAGGACTGCAATTTTTCAAGCATCGTATTCAAAAGTAGAGCTTATAAAGCAATAGAACTGATTCAGAATGACCTGTCTGTGTTCCAGATACTCACAGGAGATGGCACTTCTTTTCCCAGAATCCCAGTGGTCTACCTTGAAGCaggatttgctttattaaaagcTAAACGTTATTGTGATGCTCTTGTGGTATGTGAGGAGGTCATCACCAGCACTTTGGACTTCATCCCTGAGAGACTGCTGCTTGATGCTGATGAAAAACTAAAAGGAGCTGATTCTGATGTTGTGCTTGAAAATGTAGATCTTGTGTTATGGGCTGGTGCAGCCCATCTCCTTCAAGCACAAGCCCACTGGAAACTGAAGGACACCAAAGAGGCTATTACAAATTTTACAAGGTACAATGTCAGTACCTGTTTCATTCGATACCTTGCTGTGTTGGCAAACCAtggttttttttcttatgttctcATTCTTTCCTTTCAGAGCGATTAATCAACTGGTCAAAGTGTTCATTAAACAGAAAGGTAAGTAATCTCTCTTTCCAGTCTAACTGTTGCTCTAACAAGATGTGTGTTCATACTCAAAatcaaatctgtttttgtttgtgaagtATCACCCAGTACTACGATCCTTACAGATATATTTATCTatacacaaatgtttttattctgtggtcTTCATTGGGTATATCTATTAAAAATCTGCTTTCAAGAGATGAAGTAAGCTGTTTTCCTCTCTTTAGCTTACTGAGGCCACATTTGATGTGCGCACTTACTTCTATTTCTTTAATGTACCATTACTTACATGGTTTCACCAAACTTTTAGActggaaacaaaaacattttggaaacaCTGAAGCGATGATTGAAAGAATGGTGACTGTGGAAGCGGCAAAAGGGCAAGCACTAGCTGGTAGAGGGCTCTGCTTTCTGGAAGGAGGTCAGTTAAAGGAAGCCCTGAGAGATCTTAATCTCAGTCTCCAGATGACACCAGGTATTCACCTGATATGCTGTCATTATAGTGAATTTGTGTGACTTGTTTGTTGTGATTAGTCTGATACATTGCACTGTTCTTCTCAAATGTACATGTGGAATTGAATTTCAATAGGTTGTAAGAATACTGAGATGTGGCTGACCGAGGTCTTGTGGAGGCTTGATCGTAGAGAGGAAGCATCAGCACACTGGAGAGAAGTCCATAGTACTGAAGATGCACCTAAGTCAATGTAAGCTCTTAGACAAGTCAATATCATTCAGTTTTGTGATTATATACTAACATCATAATATGACTTTTACACATGAAAATCACACATCATTGGAATCTAAAAGAATGCAGCTGTATAGTAAATGTGCAGTAATCTTTTGACTTGGGTTTCAGAAAGCTACCGCTATATTTGCAGCTGTGGCCAGATGACACAGCTTTTGACTTAAGTGACTTGAAGAAGAAAATGGAGGGATATATTCAAGCCAAATAGACATGAGAGATGTCAGAAAGGATGCTCTCTACTACATTCAGCTAAACTGCACCATTTCAATTTTTTGGTGCATCTAAACCAGAACTACGTACAGAAAAACCGTTTGTGTTGTCTAATTTCCTTTTCAGATGTAACCATGTAGCATTCCACTTTTCAGAGCAAATGACTTGTGAGCTCAAGAGAATGCATCCAGACTGGTTTCAGATTGTTTGTATATcttacatttgcacatttttctgATTAGCATTTTGTTTTTGGAATGGACATTAAACCATTTTATCAATGAtcttgacaaataaataatattcataatgaaaaggattttaaagtattttatttaactttaaactcGTATATAACTTGGTTTTTATTTCAACCCACAGAGTCACATAAAGTACTTTATGACagtaatattatatatgcattcaCTACATTGTTCAGCTTTACAgctcatttaaattattacacaACATATTCTCAAATACATATgtctgtattatttattgtattattttgagaTTACCTAATTTGTTGGCAAATGTGGCGTATTTGTAGTGTTGTAGTCAAGACCACCTAAACCGAGACCAAGTCAAGAGGAAGACCAGAGTGTGTTGAGACCAAAACAAGACAAGACCCAACCAGCACTCCTGAAATTCATCTGAAAGATCCACATTTATTGCCTGAAATATATCTAATATTTGATCAATGAATACAATCTGAATAATAAGACACTGTATAGAGATGTTTCCAATTAAATGAAATCACtaacaacaaaattaatctttgcactgcagaggtggcacagaagctgcatctgaactaatacaattacaattgcataaatattgttgggaattattatattttaaaatatagttttgaatatagaaatatgatGGGAAAATAAAACCACCAGTTGGCGGCAAATCACTTAATGTGTGAGTCACTGAATTATTTAACAGATTCATTTAATCAAAGTGAGTGATTATTGAATCAGAGTAATGAATCAACGAATGCTGTGTTGCTCAGAAACACAACAGATACTATGGATTGCTGGACTTTATTTGCTGGaatagcaaaaataatgataataattgaaattgtgtctaaaatgtaattcacTTAATACTTCTTGtttaacatttgcataaaatcaatattacGTTTTACAGTCGTGCTCATATTCAAGAAAATAGCTcttgtgatattgcttaattttatgtaatatgaaAAGCAAGATctcaagtaattattattattttttatttttttttgcaatcatatcttgaattttttgcccatttgtattaattttggtGAAATTTTTGACACCGTTCCCCATTAAATTCTGGCCGGACACAGCAGTATCAAAATAGATCAAATTAGAAATAagttattgatttaatttaaagcaGAACGTTTT encodes:
- the LOC109045821 gene encoding Fanconi anemia group G protein homolog isoform X2 produces the protein MSVIPCLVDRWSEENNNIILTWKQNERGLEPNQHVRKRCWSESLKLLQKIRGIPAATERLELEMTVSYNTFLFSLNFCNASEIEESLTNSLSRALEACGSQVSCSDPVQLWEAVLQTLGSSVYVPCVHKLLLIQWMLWLMQCQSERVLTLLMQTNHKREHSAPVNLQTETRNLALSTEEDSSLKVAMAAKDLKDLLHICTVMCEGVEQMKMERYSEALEAFQEAQGLPSPRSLLGQIHTLTGQSFAKLAVEVDGACLSALYQSALVFRQLGNPKAEIEALHLLYSAVQLQSDKSSSIASLVSPAVLFGGAQMTFISRVPSPSRILHTLAHTCVFNGSISDGVEYYLDLLASLQSDGKDLILTGDGTSFPRIPVVYLEAGFALLKAKRYCDALVVCEEVITSTLDFIPERLLLDADEKLKGADSDVVLENVDLVLWAGAAHLLQAQAHWKLKDTKEAITNFTRAINQLVKVFIKQKDWKQKHFGNTEAMIERMVTVEAAKGQALAGRGLCFLEGGQLKEALRDLNLSLQMTPGCKNTEMWLTEVLWRLDRREEASAHWREVHSTEDAPKSIKLPLYLQLWPDDTAFDLSDLKKKMEGYIQAK
- the LOC109045821 gene encoding Fanconi anemia group G protein homolog isoform X1, coding for MSVIPCLVDRWSEENNNIILTWKQNERGLEPNQHVRKRCWSESLKLLQKIRGIPAATERLELEMTVSYNTFLFSLNFCNASEIEESLTNSLSRALEACGSQVSCSDPVQLWEAVLQTLGSSVYVPCVHKLLLIQWMLWLMQCQSERVLTLLMQTNHKREHSAPVNLQTETRNLALSTEEDSSLKVAMAAKDLKDLLHICTVMCEGVEQMKMERYSEALEAFQEAQGLPSPRSLLGQIHTLTGQSFAKLGQPHCALHFYRKAVEVDGACLSALYQSALVFRQLGNPKAEIEALHLLYSAVQLQSDKSSSIASLVSPAVLFGGAQMTFISRVPSPSRILHTLAHTCVFNGSISDGVEYYLDLLASLQSDGKDLILTGDGTSFPRIPVVYLEAGFALLKAKRYCDALVVCEEVITSTLDFIPERLLLDADEKLKGADSDVVLENVDLVLWAGAAHLLQAQAHWKLKDTKEAITNFTRAINQLVKVFIKQKDWKQKHFGNTEAMIERMVTVEAAKGQALAGRGLCFLEGGQLKEALRDLNLSLQMTPGCKNTEMWLTEVLWRLDRREEASAHWREVHSTEDAPKSIKLPLYLQLWPDDTAFDLSDLKKKMEGYIQAK